In Acinonyx jubatus isolate Ajub_Pintada_27869175 chromosome A3, VMU_Ajub_asm_v1.0, whole genome shotgun sequence, a genomic segment contains:
- the LOC106985962 gene encoding signal-regulatory protein beta-1-like isoform X1, giving the protein MSDPASRPHSPPYLLLALLLGVIGVSDETELQVIQSEKSVSVAAGETATLRCTLTSLLPVGKVEWFRGTGPDRELIFSSVGYLHSPRVTTVTDITKRSNLDFSIRISNITPADTGTYYCVKFRKRVLDVEFKSGRGTQVIVSAKPSPPVVSGPTARATPEQTVSFTCESHGFSPRNVTLKWFKNGNELAASQTTVDPEGDSASYSISSTTTLPLTPGDIRSQVTCEVAHVTLQGGPPLRGTANLSETLRVPPTLEVAQQPVTGDQVKVICQVKKFYPQRLQLTWLENGNVSRTETASTASNLIENKDGTFNWTSWLLVNLSAHREDVVFTCQVQHDGQPAVTKNHTLVVSAHQKDQEAHTTHDLELSTPLLVALYLGPKLLLLLVTVSVIYVHRK; this is encoded by the exons ATGTCGGACCCTGCCTCCCGGCCCCACTCTCCTCCTTACCTGCTGCTGGCTCTGCTGTTGGGAGTTATAG GTGTGTCAGATGAGACGGAACTGCAGGTGATCCAGTCCGAGAAGTCGGTGTCTGTGGCAGCCGGAGAGACAGCCACTCTGCGCTGCACCCTGACCTCCCTGCTCCCCGTTGGGAAGGTCGAGTGGTTCAGGGGCACAGGGCCAGACCGGGAGTTAATTTTCAGTTCTGTTGGATATCTCCACTCCCCCCGAGTAACAACTGTTACAGACATCACAAAGCGAAGCAACCTGGACTTTTCCATCCGCATCAGTAACATCACCCCAGCAGACACGGGAACCTACTACTGTGTGAAGTTCAGGAAACGGGTTCTGGATGTGGAGTTTAAGTCTGGACGAGGCACCCAGGTCATCGTGAGCG CCAAACCCTCTCCCCCCGTGGTGTCGGGCCCCACGGCCAGGGCCACACCTGAGCAGACTGTGAGCTTCACCTGCGAGTCCCACGGCTTCTCCCCCAGAAACGTCACCCTGAAATGGTTCAAAAACGGGAATGAGCTGGCAGCCTCCCAGACCACCGTGGACCCAGAGGGAGACAGCGCTTCCTACAGCATCTCCAGCACAACCACGCTGCCGCTGACCCCGGGGGACATTCGCTCCCAGGTCACCTGCGAGGTGGCCCACGTGACCCTGCAGGGGGGCCCTCCTCTTCGTGGGACTGCCAACTTGTCCGAGACCCTCCGAG TTCCACCCACCTTGGAGGTTGCCCAGCAACCCGTGACAGGGGACCAGGTGAAGGTCATTTGCCAAGTGAAGAAGTTCTACCCCCAGCGCCTCCAGCTGACCTGGTTGGAGAACGGAAACGTGTCCCGAACAGAAACGGCCTCGACGGCCTCGAACCTCATAGAGAACAAGGATGGGACCTTTAACTGGACGAGCTGGCTCCTGGTGAATTTATCCGCCCACAGGGAAGATGTGGTTTTCACCTGCCAGGTGCAGCATGACGGGCAGCCTGCGGTCACCAAAAACCATACCCTTGTGGTCTCTGCCCACCAGAAGGACCAGGAAGCCCATACGACCCACG ATCTAGAACTGTCCACTCCACTCCTGGTGGCTCTCTACCTGGGTCCCAAGCTGCTACTGCTGCTCGTCACTGTCTCAGTCATCTATGTCCACAGGAAGTAA
- the LOC106985962 gene encoding signal-regulatory protein beta-1-like isoform X2, whose amino-acid sequence MVSSCLVLPPGVSDETELQVIQSEKSVSVAAGETATLRCTLTSLLPVGKVEWFRGTGPDRELIFSSVGYLHSPRVTTVTDITKRSNLDFSIRISNITPADTGTYYCVKFRKRVLDVEFKSGRGTQVIVSAKPSPPVVSGPTARATPEQTVSFTCESHGFSPRNVTLKWFKNGNELAASQTTVDPEGDSASYSISSTTTLPLTPGDIRSQVTCEVAHVTLQGGPPLRGTANLSETLRVPPTLEVAQQPVTGDQVKVICQVKKFYPQRLQLTWLENGNVSRTETASTASNLIENKDGTFNWTSWLLVNLSAHREDVVFTCQVQHDGQPAVTKNHTLVVSAHQKDQEAHTTHDLELSTPLLVALYLGPKLLLLLVTVSVIYVHRK is encoded by the exons ATGGTAAGTAGCTGTCTTGTTCTCCCTCCAGGTGTGTCAGATGAGACGGAACTGCAGGTGATCCAGTCCGAGAAGTCGGTGTCTGTGGCAGCCGGAGAGACAGCCACTCTGCGCTGCACCCTGACCTCCCTGCTCCCCGTTGGGAAGGTCGAGTGGTTCAGGGGCACAGGGCCAGACCGGGAGTTAATTTTCAGTTCTGTTGGATATCTCCACTCCCCCCGAGTAACAACTGTTACAGACATCACAAAGCGAAGCAACCTGGACTTTTCCATCCGCATCAGTAACATCACCCCAGCAGACACGGGAACCTACTACTGTGTGAAGTTCAGGAAACGGGTTCTGGATGTGGAGTTTAAGTCTGGACGAGGCACCCAGGTCATCGTGAGCG CCAAACCCTCTCCCCCCGTGGTGTCGGGCCCCACGGCCAGGGCCACACCTGAGCAGACTGTGAGCTTCACCTGCGAGTCCCACGGCTTCTCCCCCAGAAACGTCACCCTGAAATGGTTCAAAAACGGGAATGAGCTGGCAGCCTCCCAGACCACCGTGGACCCAGAGGGAGACAGCGCTTCCTACAGCATCTCCAGCACAACCACGCTGCCGCTGACCCCGGGGGACATTCGCTCCCAGGTCACCTGCGAGGTGGCCCACGTGACCCTGCAGGGGGGCCCTCCTCTTCGTGGGACTGCCAACTTGTCCGAGACCCTCCGAG TTCCACCCACCTTGGAGGTTGCCCAGCAACCCGTGACAGGGGACCAGGTGAAGGTCATTTGCCAAGTGAAGAAGTTCTACCCCCAGCGCCTCCAGCTGACCTGGTTGGAGAACGGAAACGTGTCCCGAACAGAAACGGCCTCGACGGCCTCGAACCTCATAGAGAACAAGGATGGGACCTTTAACTGGACGAGCTGGCTCCTGGTGAATTTATCCGCCCACAGGGAAGATGTGGTTTTCACCTGCCAGGTGCAGCATGACGGGCAGCCTGCGGTCACCAAAAACCATACCCTTGTGGTCTCTGCCCACCAGAAGGACCAGGAAGCCCATACGACCCACG ATCTAGAACTGTCCACTCCACTCCTGGTGGCTCTCTACCTGGGTCCCAAGCTGCTACTGCTGCTCGTCACTGTCTCAGTCATCTATGTCCACAGGAAGTAA